The Deinococcus sp. KNUC1210 nucleotide sequence TGGTCCAGCAGCCGCCCCCGGCCTTCGTGCCCCGCTTCATCCACCGCGACTATCACCCGGTGAATGTGCTGTGGGAACAGGGGCACATCAGCGGGGTCGTGGACTGGGTGAATGCCTGCGTGGGGCCAGCGGGGATCGATGTCGGACACTGCCGGGTCAATCTGGCGCAGATGTACGGCGTACAGGCCGCCGACACCTTCCGGGCCGCCTACGAACAGCAGAGCGGCACTCGCCACCACCTGTACTGGGACGTGCTCTCGCTGCTCGATATGAACAGCGGCCCGCCCCGCGTCTATCCCGGCTGGCCCGCCTTCGGCCTGACCGGTCTGACCGATGAACTGATGGCGGTGCGCCTGGACGAATACCTGCTGAGCCTGATGGCGGGATAAAACTAAAACCAGCCTCCCATGCAGGAAGCTGGCGTATGGGTGAAAGGGTTCGGACTGCTCAGCGCGTCTGCGGAAAGCCCAGATCGACCTTGCTGCTGGCGGGATCGGGCCAGCGTGAGGTGATGACCTTGGAGCGGGTGTAGAACTTGACACCTTCCGGGCCGTACATGTGCGTGTCGCCAAACAGACTGGCCTTCCAGCCGCCAAAGCTGTAATACGCCACTGGCACGGGAATCGGCACGTTCACGCCGACCATGCCCACCTCGACATCGAACTGGAACTGACGGGCCGCGCCGCCGTCGCGGGTGAAGATGGCGGTGCCGTTGCCGAACTCGTTGCTGTTGATGAGGTCCAGTCCCTCGGCGTAGGTGTCGGCCCGCACCACGCACAGCACCGGGCCAAAGATTTCGTCGTCGTAGGCGGCCATTCCGGGCTTCACATGATCGAGCAGCGAGACGCCCAGAAAAAAGCCGTCGCCGTCGAAGCTGGCCTCACGTCCGTCCACGACCACCGTCGCGCCCTGGTCCTGCGCCGACTGGATGTAACCCGCCACCCTGTCGCGGTGTTCGCGGGTGATCAATGGCCCCATTTCGTTGCCTGCCACGTCGCCGGGGCCGATTTTCAGGGCCGGAATGCGCTCCTGAATGGCCTGAATCAGCTGATCGCCTGCGCCGCCCACGGCCACCAGCACGCTGATCGCCATGCAGCGCTCGCCCGCCGAACCGTAGGCGGCACTCACGGCAGCGTCGGCAGCCATGCCGATATCGGCGTCGGGCAGCACCAGCATGTGGTTTTTGGCTCCACCCAGCGCCTGCACCCGCTTGCCGTTCCTGGTGCCGGTTTCGTAGATGTAGCGGGCAATCGGCGTGCTGCCCACGAAGCTCACGGCGGCGATGCCGGGATGGTTCAGAATGGCGTCCACCGCTTCCTTATCGCCGTGAACCACGCTCAGCACACCGTCGGGCAGGCCCGCTTCCTTGAACAGTTCGGCCAGGAACATCGCGGAAGACGGGTCTTTCTCGCTGGGCTTCAGAAGGAAAGCGTTGCCACAGGCCAGGGCATTGCACAGCATCCACAGCGGCACCATCGCCGGGAAATTGAACGGCGTGATGCCCGCCACCACGCCCAGCGGCTGCTGGATGGAATACACGTCCACGCCCGTGCTGACCTGCTCGGAATACCCGCCCTTCAGCAGATTGGGAATGCCGCACGCATATTCCACGTTCTCGATGCCGCGTGCAATTTCGCCCAGCGCATCACTGTGCACCTTGCCATGCTCGCGGGTGATGATGCGGGCCAGTTCGTCTTTGCGGGCCACCAGCAGTTCACGGAATTTGAAGATGACCTCCGAACGCTTGCCCAGCGCCGTAGAACGCCACTTTTTGGCCGCAGCGGTGGCGATCTGCACGGCGGCGTCTATCTCGGCAGTGCTGGCGAGCGGCACCTGCGCCTGAATCTGCCCGGTGGCGGGGTTGTACACAGGGGCGGTGCGGCCCGACTGCCCGGCGGCGGGGGCGTTGTTCAGCCAGTGGGTCAGGGTCTGGACGGTGCTTGAGGGTTCGGCAGTTGCAGTCATGGGGATACCTCGGAGATTTCAGGCTTTGTCGCTGGGATATTGAGCTTTCTCTGGAGAAGCTTGAGAAGAAGAAGAACTTCTTTTTTACGTATAAAAAGAGAGGGTATATAAGTAAAAATAGGATAAAGAATTACAATAAGAGAAGGTGCGATAAAATACCAGAAATTTAATATTCGATATCGAGATGAAGGCAAAAGGCTGAGTAGTATTATTTCAAGTATAACAGCGGTTAAGACATATACAAAAATATTGTTATATTTTCTCAAGACATTGTCGTATCTTTTCTCGTTTTCAGCCATTAAAATAGCGATACTTAGGGCGTCTTCGTCAATATCTGGCACGTTTTTATAAAGCGTAGCGACGTTATCCATAAGCTTTTCGGCCTTTAATTCAAATCTATCTTTGGTGTTTAAGCTCACTTCAACTAATCTTTCAGCTTCGATGACAATCGAAATCGCTTTACTTCCCGCCTCTTTCCATCTGCCTGAATCCATATGAGAATTCTACGATAAGCACGAAAACATCGAGACAGCAACTATCACACCAACATGTCATTTTAGTCTGCAGCCACTGGCCCCAAAATCATCTGATCTACCAGCGCCAGTGCTTCCTCGTACATGTCCAGGCCGTGATCGAGTTCCTCTCTGGTAATGACCAGCGGCGGGCAGACAAAGGCCCAGTTGAAGCGCAACATGGCGTAGATGTGCTTGCTCTTCAGGTGGGCGGCCAGCCTGCCCATTTCCGGCGAGGTGCCGTTGAAGGGCGCGAGCGGCTCTTTGGTGGCCTTATCCTTCACGAGTTCCAGCACGCTGAACAGGCCGATGTAGCGCACGTCGCCCACGCAGGCGAACTTGCGTTTCATGGCTTCCAGACGCTGCCCCAGATGCACGCCCAGTTCGCGCACATGCTCGAAGATGTTCTCTTCCTCGTAGACCTTGATGTTGGCAATCGCCGCCGCGAGGCTCACCGGATGTCCGCTGTAGGTCAGGCCGCCTGCCAGGAAATGCGTTTCGAAGTAGTCTGCGATCTTGTCGTTTACGATCACCGCGCCCAGGGGCATATACCCGCTGGTCAGGCCCTTGGCGCAGGTCACGATGTCGGGCTTGATGCCGTAGTGCTGCGTGGCGAGCCAGGTTCCGGTGCGCCCGAAGCCGCTCATCACTTCGTCGGTGATCAGCAGGATGCCGTACTTGTCGCACAGCGCCCGCAGACGGGGGTAATAGCTGTCGGGCGGCACCAGCACGCCGTTACTGCCGGTAATACCCTCCACCATGATCGCGGCGATGGTGTGCGGCCCCTCCATCTGAATCACTTCTTCGATGTGCGAGATGCAGCCTTCTTCCCACTGCTCGGCGGTCATGCCCAGCGGCGGGCGATACATGTACGGGTCGAACACCCGCACGATGCCGGGAACACCGGGTTCGACCGGCCAGCGGCGCGGATCGCCCGAGGCGGTCATGCTGCCCATCGTCGCGCCGTGATAGCTGCGGTAGCGAGTGATGATCTTGGGCCGCCCGGTGTACAGGCGGGCCATCTTCATGGCGTTCTCGTTGGCCTCGCTGCCGCCCAGCGTGAAAAAACTCTTGGCGAGTCCGGTCACTTCACTCAGTTTGCGGCCCAGTTCGGCGCGGACATCAGTGGCGAAGCCGGGGCCAGCAAAGCACATGGTATCGACCTGATCTTTGATGGCCTGCAAAATTTTGGGGTGCTGGTGGCCCACGTTGATGCTGACGAGCTGCGAGGCCATATCGAGCCAGGCATTGCCGCTGCCATCGAAGAAATGCGAGCCTTTGCCGCCCGTCATATGAATCGGGTTGGCCTGATTCTGGACGCTCCACGAGAACATGGTGAACTCGCGGTTTTCTTCGATGATGTGCTGGCTGTCGGGGTGCATTTCCGGCATAGCTGAACCTCCCTGAGTTGGTTTCTTCAGTGTAGATTTCCGGGCGCCCAGCCGCCAGAGACACAGTGTCCAGCAGCGGACTTCAGGGCGACGTCTCTTCCGCCGAACCGGGCGCGTTGGCGATTTCCAGGGCCAGTTGCAGGCCCAGTTGCCGCCGGGGGTCGTCCAGATCGCCCAGCATGGCCCGCAGTTGCTCCAGGCGGTAATACACGGTCTGCCGCCGCACACCCAGCCGCCGCGCCGACTCTGCCACGTTGAAATTGCTGCCCAGCAGCGTTCCCAGCGTGCCGAGCAGCGTGGCGCGTGGACGCGGCGGCAGCGCCAGCACCGCGCCCAGGTGCGCCTGCATAAAGCCCGTGCTGCGGCCCGTTTCACTCAGGGCATCGAGCAGCGGCGCGAGACTCGGTGCCTGCGCCGACGCGGGCGGCCTGAGAATGCGGGCGTGGGCAGCGCGGGTGAGCTGGGCAAAGCTGACCTCCTGCCGGAACACGATCAGCGGGAAGTCGGCAGCGTGGGCGGCAGCCAGCAGCGCCGGGGGCAGGTCGCGCAGCTCGCGCACCAGTTCCAGCGCCAGCCCGTGCGCCCCCCTCTGCCAGCGAGCGCAGATACACAGCGGCTTCGGTGTCGGTTGCGTCGGTCAGCGGCTTTCCGGTGCTCAGCAGCAGCTCTCCCCCACTCAGAAAGCGGGCAGCGTCGGCAATCTCGGAGACATGGACCCACGTCACGGGCTGCCCCAACTGCCCCTGACCGCTCAGCACCTCCGCGCCCGCGAAGGCCGGAAGCGTGAGCAGATCAGCGAGGGTGGGGAGCATTGTCTCAGTCCTCGCCAGCCTCGATCCTCGGCGTTCCCATCACGTACCACATCCGCCGGATGTTGCCGTTTTCAATCTGGTACGTTGCGGCCACGTCGAACTGGCCTCTGCCTTCTGGAAAATTGCGCGTCACCGCTTCCTGATCGATGACAAAATCGCCAATGACACGGCGATGCAGGAGTTCGGCATACAGGTCCGGCTCCTGAAACCGGACAGCGTGACGCTGACGCAGTTCGTCTTTGCCCTGATACAGCAGCTGGCCGGGCATCAGAAAAGCTTCGATGTCATCGTCAAAAAAGCTCACGAAGGTTTCCAGGTCGCGGGCGTTGTAGGCCTCCAACTGGCCTCTGACCAATGCTTCGGCGGTCTTGATTCCAGCCGTCATGTTCTCTCTTTTCCAATCCACGCCATCGCCTTATCTGCCAGCTTGTCCAGCGCCACCACACACAGCTCGATGTGTTCTTCCAGCGTGTCCTCGATCTTGTTGTGGCTGATGCCGCGCAGACTCTGCACGAACAGCATCTCTGTGGGCACTCCGGCGCGGGCCACCTCTGCGGCGTCGTGCAGCGGGCCGCTGGGCAGGCGGTGGGCGGTGGGCACGACTTCCAGAATCGAGGCTTCGCAGGCGTCGATCAGATCGCTGTTGAAGAGGATCGGCTCGATGTTCCAGAGATACCCGAACGAGACGGTGCAGCCGCCTTCCTCGGCCAGACGGGTCGCGGCGTCCTGGGCATCCTGCCACATGGCGGCGAGCCGTTCGGCGTTCAGGTGCCGCTGATCGAGCGTGATCTCACAGGTTTCGACCACGCTGGTCACGATGCCGGGCAGGGTTTTGACGCTGCCGACGGTGCAGACGCCGCCGTGACGCTCGGCAATGGTGTAGATTTCCTGTCCGAATCGGCCTGCCGCCAGGAAGGCGTCCCGCCGAACGTTCATGGGCGTGCTGCCCGCGTGTGCCGCCTGCCCGTGAAAGGTGATGGTGTGCCGCTCCACGCCCACCGTGCCCAGCACTGCGCCCAGCGGCAAGCCCAGCCCTTCCAGCACCGGCCCCTGCTCGATGTGCAGTTCCAGATAGGCGGCGGCGTTCTTCAGTTCGGCCCGAGCCTGCGGCGCGTCTTCAAGCGTCACACCCACCTGT carries:
- a CDS encoding CoA-acylating methylmalonate-semialdehyde dehydrogenase, producing MTATAEPSSTVQTLTHWLNNAPAAGQSGRTAPVYNPATGQIQAQVPLASTAEIDAAVQIATAAAKKWRSTALGKRSEVIFKFRELLVARKDELARIITREHGKVHSDALGEIARGIENVEYACGIPNLLKGGYSEQVSTGVDVYSIQQPLGVVAGITPFNFPAMVPLWMLCNALACGNAFLLKPSEKDPSSAMFLAELFKEAGLPDGVLSVVHGDKEAVDAILNHPGIAAVSFVGSTPIARYIYETGTRNGKRVQALGGAKNHMLVLPDADIGMAADAAVSAAYGSAGERCMAISVLVAVGGAGDQLIQAIQERIPALKIGPGDVAGNEMGPLITREHRDRVAGYIQSAQDQGATVVVDGREASFDGDGFFLGVSLLDHVKPGMAAYDDEIFGPVLCVVRADTYAEGLDLINSNEFGNGTAIFTRDGGAARQFQFDVEVGMVGVNVPIPVPVAYYSFGGWKASLFGDTHMYGPEGVKFYTRSKVITSRWPDPASSKVDLGFPQTR
- a CDS encoding aminotransferase class III-fold pyridoxal phosphate-dependent enzyme, with product MPEMHPDSQHIIEENREFTMFSWSVQNQANPIHMTGGKGSHFFDGSGNAWLDMASQLVSINVGHQHPKILQAIKDQVDTMCFAGPGFATDVRAELGRKLSEVTGLAKSFFTLGGSEANENAMKMARLYTGRPKIITRYRSYHGATMGSMTASGDPRRWPVEPGVPGIVRVFDPYMYRPPLGMTAEQWEEGCISHIEEVIQMEGPHTIAAIMVEGITGSNGVLVPPDSYYPRLRALCDKYGILLITDEVMSGFGRTGTWLATQHYGIKPDIVTCAKGLTSGYMPLGAVIVNDKIADYFETHFLAGGLTYSGHPVSLAAAIANIKVYEEENIFEHVRELGVHLGQRLEAMKRKFACVGDVRYIGLFSVLELVKDKATKEPLAPFNGTSPEMGRLAAHLKSKHIYAMLRFNWAFVCPPLVITREELDHGLDMYEEALALVDQMILGPVAAD
- a CDS encoding helix-turn-helix domain-containing protein; translated protein: MQAHLGAVLALPPRPRATLLGTLGTLLGSNFNVAESARRLGVRRQTVYYRLEQLRAMLGDLDDPRRQLGLQLALEIANAPGSAEETSP
- a CDS encoding nuclear transport factor 2 family protein, whose protein sequence is MTAGIKTAEALVRGQLEAYNARDLETFVSFFDDDIEAFLMPGQLLYQGKDELRQRHAVRFQEPDLYAELLHRRVIGDFVIDQEAVTRNFPEGRGQFDVAATYQIENGNIRRMWYVMGTPRIEAGED
- a CDS encoding hydantoinase/carbamoylase family amidase; the protein is MLEPQRTVSELKALRQLTGDDNGAQRVAFTGKWVAAREFLKERLAELPVEVHTDPAGNLWATLKGDSERELLIGGHLDSVPNGGWLDGCLNVLAGLEVLRRLNEQYSGRPPVTVRLVDWADEEGARFGRSLYGSSAASGYFDVAQLAKLHDRDGISLADALKQVGVTLEDAPQARAELKNAAAYLELHIEQGPVLEGLGLPLGAVLGTVGVERHTITFHGQAAHAGSTPMNVRRDAFLAAGRFGQEIYTIAERHGGVCTVGSVKTLPGIVTSVVETCEITLDQRHLNAERLAAMWQDAQDAATRLAEEGGCTVSFGYLWNIEPILFNSDLIDACEASILEVVPTAHRLPSGPLHDAAEVARAGVPTEMLFVQSLRGISHNKIEDTLEEHIELCVVALDKLADKAMAWIGKERT